GTgctatttataaaaatattttaaaaatatgttcCTCAAAATATAATCACAATGACAAAAAATAGCTTTATGAATGAAGAATAAAAATCTACAAATCAATGATcaaaagaatcaagatatacaaTACCATGAACAAGTTTCATGGATAAATATATCACTTATAAACTAATTATAACATTTATAACACAAAtaagaaaaaaccataaaaataaagGAAGAGAGCATATGTATTTTATTTCCATTATTAAAATAccaaatatctacataaataattgATTTCTAAGTGTTGTTATTAAGAAATAATTGAATTgatatatctttctttgttttctacatCATAGATTTATACATAAACACtttaaaactttattaaatttACAATCAAGATGATACATTAATATCATAAACTATCAATCATCTCTatataattgaattattgaattatttactCATGATTATTATTTATCAAATTctacatttaattaatttttttcttttaattttgatcCTACGAGATTATAAAAATATGCATCTTGAAGAATATATCATTACCCACCTTTCTCATTCAAAGGGAAATCCAACAATAACAATCACAGACCACATGTTTTAATCAAACTTCACAGAAAAAATATCACAATAACATCTGAAATTTTTGTCACAataacaactcaaattactaaaatatatttctaaACTCGTTTCCCTGAAACGCTGTAGGACTAAGCAAAGTTTCAAAATAATATCAAACTGAAACTCGAGTGAGCTATGTCCACGTTGAGTAGGCGAGAAATCGGTAGAATCTTCACGTTCGGGAGGCGACTAATGTGTGGAAACTTCACCTCTTCACGTTGGGGAGGCGAGTAAATTGAACGGTGACTATGACAGACCGCGTGTTTTAATCGAACTTCCCAGAAACAAATTCGCAAAAACATCTCAATTCTTTGTCGCAATAACAACTCATATTCCCAAAATATCTTTCTAAACTCCTTCCCCTGAAACGCTGTAGGACTAAGCAAGGTTTCAAAATAATATCAAAACTGAAACTCGACTGAGCGATGTCCACCTTTGAGTGGGCGAAAAATTGGTAGAATCTTCACGTTGAGGAGGAGAGTAATGTGTGGAAACTTCACCTAAACAAATTTGCGGGATATTTAAAAGCCACGTTTTCAAATTTTCACACACTGGATTGTAAGCTCACGTCATTCGCTTCCCTGATTCGGTCCATTTTACACCACCAAATTCGATCCTTCCCAAGCTATAAAGCCAACAACGAGTCCTCAAGGAGATATTCTAAGTATCAATCATTCTTAAGCAACTCGAAAGGAAAGTGCTCTTACAGAATTCATCTTTTCTTAGCACTCATCGATGGCGGCCATggcttcaatgatgatgaaagcaCCCGCAGCACTTAACTGCGGGGCAGTCAAAACGAATAGTCATATCAGTAGATTGCCCAACAGTAGCCTCCAAGTCAAGTGCATGGCTGCAAAGGTTTGCTATTTTGCTGTTGTTCGTTTAGCTATTTTGCTCTTTATTCTTATGAAGCTTTGGCTAATGCGTTTTATTTTGGTACGTGGATCAGGATCCAAAGGAAACGTCTACCAAGGTAAGAAACGATGTAGATGCCCAATTTATAGTTTATTTATATGATGTGCACAATTTATCTGATATAGGAAATATGAAATCCAGGTGAGCACGAAATTTGGCGACCTGTTTGCGTTCTCAGGGCCTGCGCCGGAGATCATCAATGGAAGGGCGGCTATGTTGGGGTTCGTATCGGCCATTGCAGTGGAGGTGGCCAGCGGAAGAGATTTGCTGTCGCAGGTGAATAGTGGAGGACTGTCGTGGTTTGCGTTAACTGCAGGATTAATGACGGTGGGGACACTGGTGCCCCTGTTCAATGGAATATCGAGGGAGAGCACGTCGCAGCCAATATTTTCATCCACAGCAGAAATGTGGAATGGGCGCTTTGCTATGCTCGGCCTCCTCGCATTGGCTTTCACTGAATACGTCAAGGGTGGACCGCTTGTATAAACACCTTAATATCTATTTCTATTCAAGCACTGGCTCCAGTATTGGAAGCTCTCACATGGCATTCCATGTTCCAGTGGAATTTTCTTGTACTGTTTAGAATGTCATACAGTTCAATTATACAAAACCTTGTAAAAAAATTCAATCTTATACTATAAAGAAAGTTTGAGTTCAACGACTAGGGCACTTTACTATTTTTTGAAAGCTTGttaaacaacagatttcttagcgTTTAAATACTCTTATACATTTCAAATAtgttcaaaataattcaaatcaatgcAAGAATTTAAATATCTGGTGAACTGGAAGATTTCTAATTGGTCTACCAATTTATGTAGATGTTCAGTTTTATCATACATATATTAGTTTTACCCATGCACTAATTCATTAATATTTGTTATTTACCTTCATTTTACAATTCTTGTGGCCTAAGTCATTTTGACATGCATAAAATTAATTATGTGTCTTTATATCTGATTCCTACAATTttaaaactcaaattcaaattttagtttATTCATAATCATTTGTTGTTTGTCAAAGCTAATTAAACACATGTTTACATGATTTATGGTTATCTTCTTGTATTTAAAGGCAAATTGATTTGCATTCTTTTAAAAGTTATGTATTGAAACTTATATATCCCCATTTAAACTATATTCACAtacattcattatttaaatttgtaATATATTACAATCAATTTGCAGGCACATCTAGACATTCACTCCATGTATTGAGATTATCATTTCACTATGTGAGTTTTTTTTCATTCGTATTCAAGATTGATCATATCGTCTATTGGAATGAACCTAACATTTTAAACTTCAAATTTAAGTTCTTAGATCCTAGCCTCATTTATCAGTCATTATGAGCTAGCCTTGTGCATGTTTGTTAGATGTGTTATTATGTATCTTCAAATCATTGATCTACTTAATGAAATCTTCTAGATCTAAAGTTTCTAAGCAACATGAGAGATCAATCTTAGGTTTGATTCTAGCTTTCACTAAGGTAATTGAATTTTTTTCATTCATTCTAAGGTCATCcacaaaattatattttttcattacACCACTATGAATAGATGACGGATAAAGATTCAATATCATATCGCAATTTTATTCAAGAAAGTAGTATTAGGTGAAATAGTTTCACCTAAACtacatgacataatttttttttgacaaaactcTATAACATGAAACAATAAGTTTTCTATATTCTCATTTTAAAACATAGATAAGATTGAATTCACATAGATTGTTTTGTCCAAAATATTTTTGAACAAAAATGTTCTAGTTGAAACACTTTTGCCTCAAATTGTCTATATGACAACCTTTGTGGCATTTTAACCCTTCTTGAAAAAAAGCAATTTTAACTCTAGATTTCTTTAGGTAAGAGTACttttatgaaattttaaaaaaatgataaataaaaaaagaaatactACTATCTCATTGAAACGTTGATGTTTTGATTAAGTTTgacttaaaaaaaaatattcatcatttttaaattcaaaacataaacatcACTTTTAGATAATCTAAGTTGAAAAATTGTATTTGTGATGGTTGTTTTCTTCATAAAATGTGATTTTTTTCTAAACTTTTGTCCTAACCTCCTTAATTATGAGCGAAGTCTTACATTATCAcatcaagaaaaaaataaatatatgacCAAGAAGTAACTTGAACAATAGGTTGTTAAAGAAAGAACGAAGcaacaattctttataaaattcaacCTAACACTTTATTTCTAcaattgaaattttatcaagtggTCTCAATGTGTCATCTAATATAATTATtcaaatggaatgatcaattaTGTGACATGAATTATTCACTATCTAGCATGTGGACAAACAATATGTTGCATGATTCAAAAATTTGTGggttttaaatgaaaaataatctttttttttttgttgattataAGGTAAAAACTGAAATACATCAAAGTATAATCTGTGTTCACAGGTGAATAAAGCCTAAGAAACTAGACAAACCCACAAATACTTTCTAGTATACCAGTCATAGATTACATTTACATTACATCCTAATACCAAACCTAGGCTTCTAGCTACAACCATATACATTTATCAATATGAAGCAAAGCCTATTACAAAATGCCAATAATAGAATATGTCAAAATAGCAACCAGGATTCTATACACATGGCGTCAAAAATGAATAGGGTGCCACAAATAGAAGTCTTCTCTAGAACAAAGCTACCCAGAAGGGGGCCTTCCATCCACACCAGCCTCTGATCATCCAACCTCCTGGCATTACTAATCATTTGCTAGTGATTCATCACTCCATTCCCTCTTATCTCTTTCATGAGTGCATCTAAGGTGTTGACAAAGGGAGTTCTCTCCTCACTTAACCTTCCCCATGTATATCCATGTGATAGCTCATAGATAAAAATCCTGGTATGTCCATCCTCAGGAAATATGTGAAATTTTTCTTTGTTGAGTCTGATAACCATTGTGACCTACGAGAAGACAATATGGAATGTGAGTCTACGTAAAGACTCAGTAAGTGCCCTTTCTATCCCTTGATACTTCTCTAAATTCCTAATCCTCAAAATGTACCAAATAATTTCATATCAAAACAAATTTGAGAACCTAATGGTGTATTTTTTAAGTCCTCTAATAAAACCTTGCAAATGTTACACAAATCATCAATAACATTTTCACTAAATGTGTATGTGCCTATAGATAAAAAGGTATCAAACACCAAATTTACCCAACAAAACATGATGAATGTCTGGTTAAGTCAACCTAAGTAAACTATCACATTGTAGAGTGCACACAAGTTAAACCTACATGTGAGAATAAAACATTTAACTTTGAGCAATGAAAGATTATATTGACCAAAGATATTTTTGAACCATTAATTTAACTTTACCTTTTCGATGATTAAATTGAAATTCTAGCCCATTAAAATTGGTCATTATTTTTACCACTTAGCACTTTGCATGAACCATAGAAGTAAAAGCCATGAGCAACTTAACCTCTAAAATAACAAGTTGACCATTCCAACTTAACCCTAAATATAAACCTTAAAGTTCATAATCTCAACAATAGTAAATGTTTTATGTACAGTAATGTTGTCAATTATGTCACTGGTCCCATGTTGAAGGGAATATCGGCGGAGagcaaaacacaaaaaatattttCATCCTCAGTCGAGATGTTGAACGGGCATTTGGCTATGATTGGTATCACAGTGTTGGTCATTACCAAGTTTGTTAAGGGAGGTCCTCTTATATAATTAGCTTTTTCTTCTACAATTTCAAGGCTGTAGGCCAATGGAAGAAATAAATGAAAATTGccaatttaaattctgtaatatacTAGACTATAGGTAGATCCAAAAAGAAATATTTAATCTAGAAGAAGGGATGAAATTTCAATTGTAATACTATTTCAATCATGGACTTATATGTGGAGCATATAGTGGGAGCAACGATAAGATCCTgtaaaatcaaaaaatcatttgTGTCCTTACAAATtaacaattttaattatttttgtttgtgtAGCATCTTATTTGGAGTAATGTTCCTTGGTTCAATTTTAGTTATCATGTCGCATTATAAGCAACACACCCTTCTCCAAATTCAATATTACAAGAGTACCATATTATTTCTCAATACtcatttatcaaaaaaataatagataatccACTGTTAATCTTTTAAGATGTTGTGAAACAATAAACAATTAAGTGTAATTAATTATCTTTGTACAACACACCCTTCTCCAAATTCAACTCTCTACATAAAATGGTAAAATAATTTTCATGCTTTGCTATGGTTTAGATTCAACAAACTGGTCATATTTCCTTGAGTAATTATCTCACCCAGTCCCATACACCAACTTATTGAATGTgttttgaatgattaaaatgagTGAGGCCCCAAACCCTTAACATAATAGTGAGGAACTTACAAGTAGTGAGACCACCAATAGCAAAAATGAGGAAACCCCCTTTTTGAAAGAGAAGCTTTTGATCAGAACACACAACCGACGGGTACAAAGGTCTCAAACCCTCAACACGCTTACATTTTCAGAACAGAGGGGTTTAGGAGAGCACTTTGAACCATAATACAAGCAAaaacacctagaagaacaaggagaGAAGGAGGCATGTGCCAATACCCTGGATGACTACATCCACTAGAGGAAGTTGGTAGTCACCATTGAAACAAGCATGAAGGAGGCTACATACTCTTTGGTTAAATGCCTGTAGGGTAACCAACCCTCAGTGTACATCCAATGCCAACCTACTTGAAGCAAAGAAACACCAACTCCAAAAGGGCACCATTATCCATAGAAGGGGATACAGTCAAAATATAAATGTGAAAATTATACAAATGCTATGGAATTTATGAAATTTTTGGAAGCTTTATATTTTCTCTTTGATATAGATCTTGGGTTGAGGCTTAAAAGATACTATCATTCCCTCCTAGTATCCTTGCCCTACAAAATAGACCAACCATCCCAAAAACCAAAAACACACAACAACATGCACTCGAAAAGTCTGCAAACATCTTGAATTACTATGTCAGCATATGTTAGTCCGAAATCAAGCAACGCATTGAAATGGACTGCCATATTATAGAAGATATCATGATGATAATCAGAAAATGCTCTAGTGAGGTCACATAATTCTACTAGAACTAGGAGAATTATATAATTTTAGCTAGGATTCATAGACCATTCGTCCATAGGTGACCAATACAGAGCATATAACTTCATATGAATATAATTCTTGTATTTCATCGTTCATAAAAACCCCATTCTATACAATGTTTAGTCTTAATCCAATGGGATATTCTTCCTACCAAAATAACACAGTTCGATTAATTATCAAGGTCTGGATGCCATAGATTTCTTTATTGCCTAATCGAAATTGAAAATGTAGCAGACACAACAAAAAAATAAGAACAAATGAATCATATCTTGCCCATATTACTTAGCGAAGGCTAATAGGTTAGAGAGACCTCTGTATCAACTATACTATATCCTAGACCAAACCAAAGAAAGGAGTTGTATAGAAAAGTAACATTAGGCTGGTGGAAACCGAATATCCCTAGATCAAAAAAAATTATGGGTCTTCAAGGAGGCAACACCATGAGTTAATCCACTTGTCCTTGGGAGTCTGAGCTAACAGGCTCCCCATCCAGCTCAATACCCTGCATTTTTAGGTAATCTTCAAACTATGAGTCCTTGCTTGGAGCGTGAAGGTGAAAAATGTAGGGGAATGCAAGGCTCCTATGGATTTCATCAGTTCTGGCATTGAAGGCAAATGGGTCTTCAATAACCAGAATATGCTTCTTGGGCACTAGGTTATTGTTAATGATCAAGATGTCATAGTGCTTAGGCCTTTTGATGGTTAGTTTGTCACTAATATCTACAATAACCCTTTCCATTTCCCCCATAATGGTTGCATTGAAGACATCCCTGCATAGGGAAGCCATGCCCTCTTTGTCCTACTCAAAATACATTATTACAACTAGGAACATGGCCGCTATTATTGAGATATTCATGCCCTAaaactctttcaatgacataaATCACCATCTCATGAGGGAGATAGATAATCCTACTCAGTCTATCCTTCGTGATCACTCCGCAGAAGGCCATCTATCTTTTAACACTTATCAATCTAACTGGGGTATCCATGGTTGAAATTAACTTTTAATAAGCCAGAGTAAGTTGGGAAGGCTGATCTGAGAGCTCTTATTAAATAAGGGGAGAATCAATGTCTTAGAAAAACTAAGGACAAGGAGTAATTATTATATGACACTTAGTTCATTTTACTTAAGATTTCGGGTGATATGCCGATGCAAttaagatttgaaattattgatatgaTAGATCTTTCTTGTTGTTCACATAATCTAAAATGACCTCCTTTTGTAAAAATGCTCACCTGCAAATTCTTCAAGTGTTGCTCAAAAGTgtttcctcttttgtcaatttattGAGCATTCATGGCGATTTTTATCAATTACCATTACCAGTTGCACAACGGTCACATAAGgaatttatttgaatttatgatgaagtgACTTTATTAAGATTTATATTGATCCTTGTGGCAGAAAGTAATCATTCATCTAGGAGCACTTCATATCATCCATTGATGCTCATCAATTTTATGGCCGCACCCTTTTTCGATGGAATCATGTACTTCGGTGGCTTAACTTTATCTTCCCTCGAAATGTCCTATTTCATCAATGTCTCCTTAGTTTTAATTAAACTACCATCATCGTTAAGGAGGTTTGTGGCTTCATCAATCTCTTCACTTTCATTGAAAGGATCTACCTCACGTGTTTATGTTGATGTAATCCTCCATCATCTCATCAAAACCCCATTTTCAGACTCCTTTCATTGCCATGTTTTGCAACCGTCTTATCGATCAAGtcattgatgaattttttttatgtCGACAAAAGAAAAATATCCTCCTTCGACTTTTCATTTTTCGATGGAACTGTGCTCGTCGGCCAATAACTTTTGCACCTCTTCGACACCTTCCTTTTCTCGAAAAGTCTTATCAACAAGAAAGATATCTTTggtcaacatcttttgtgcctcTTCGATATGCTCTCTTCCTTGAAATAGCTTCATCGATAAAATATCCATTGGTTCCTTCGATATCACTCTTTTGGCAAGACTTCTTCCCTCAGTGAGctattcacatgtctcatcgatgtTGTGGTTTCATCAAAACTATTTCTTTCATCGATGGGACCACTCCTGATTTCCTCGATGAATTTTGTGTTGATGGAACTAATTTTTTTAGTGAATCCTTTTTGGAAGTTCATCTTGGCAAATATTTGTTCGATAAGTCTCTTTATCAATAGGATAATGGTAAGCTTCTTCAATAGAGTCATTTCAGTTAGACTGGGCGTTTCGGTGAAGGATTAGTATGTATATCCGATGGCCTTTGTTTGATCGATAATTTTTAGGATTCTCATGTTGATggaaatgccaagggttctatTGAAATTCCTAAGGGaatgcttgatttcattttttgttttaataaaacttttgtagcttcaattgaaaccatgaaattctatttatttaaattcaatgctcaatagtggctctgactggggatggaggTATACTATGGATGCCTTCAAGAATCTTAATTACTAGAATATAATTAATTGTATGATTTGTGTGTTAGGCATTTTTTTATTAAAGGGGAGGGGAACTCCAAGTTAATCCACTAGGATAAGGCTAACTTTGAAGATTTAATGAGGATGACGTTCCGAACCGCTTCTAAGTTTGAAAAGGAAAATTAAGTTTAAATGTTGTAATTCTAGCTCAAATTTGAATATGATGGATACCTCAGGGGTAATCAGGGTGTCCTGAATTGATGTTGATGAAGGAGAAACCATCCGCACCTTTATTTGCTAGGTGATCCACTTTGGACTTGCCTTCTCTAGAAATATGGTTAAAGGTGATTTCATCCAAGAACTGAATATCAATCATGATGTTTGACAGGATAGCATTGAGTTTCTAATTAGGCATATTTCCTTTTCTGAGGGCATTAATAATGATAGCCGAGTCCCCCTCTATGTTGATATTTCCTAATCTTAGGATTTTGCATAATTTTATACATTCATGAAGTGCTCTTAGCTCTGCCTCATTGTTGGA
This genomic stretch from Cryptomeria japonica chromosome 8, Sugi_1.0, whole genome shotgun sequence harbors:
- the LOC131857985 gene encoding early light-induced protein 1, chloroplastic-like codes for the protein MAAMASMMMKAPAALNCGAVKTNSHISRLPNSSLQVKCMAAKDPKETSTKVSTKFGDLFAFSGPAPEIINGRAAMLGFVSAIAVEVASGRDLLSQVNSGGLSWFALTAGLMTVGTLVPLFNGISRESTSQPIFSSTAEMWNGRFAMLGLLALAFTEYVKGGPLV